The DNA segment ATTTAAATTTCTCCCAAGATTACTTTAAAACGAACATCCTTACCATCCttaatttataatcataaaattcatttccaaataatattattagataGTATAGGAGCAAACTccaatacaaaaagaaataatTCGGGAAAGGATTATTTTGTTAGCGGAGTTAACATCAGATAGTATGAGAACCCAGATAAAAGGCTCGGGTTAAATATTGATCTCTTATAACTTTCGAAGCAGAGTGGTGTTGTAAGTTTAAATGTGTTTTTAGTGTGTCAGGCGTCGTTGCCGCGAAAACGATATAAGTACCGTTTCTAATGTGAGttattttcaaatttaaagCAATATTAGACTGAGGGTACtcagttatttgtttttggtcAAACTCAATTCAAGTTGGACCAGTTAAAAAATCAACGAACTCACATGCTGTAGATTAGGCCACATTCGACTCTCAAAGACGTATTTTTCGCGTCTTCTTTTTCACTTTAATAATTAGAAAAGTATCTTGAATCTTCATCCTACTAACAAATGTGACCTCTCAAAACttttattcacaaaaaacCGTCATCAACGCCATCTACCAACCAACACACACACCACCGTGTCAACATTACACATGATTTTTCTCCTACAGTTTCTTTACCAACTCTACGGCGCGTTGGCAACTTCGTTCGCCTCTCGATAGAGGGCGTTCTTTCCCTTCACTGGGAAGGGGTGGGCTTCCGTGTTGAACACCCACTGGTCGAGCGGGAGTAGACTGTCGTCAGCAAACAGCAGGTATAAGTACTGGAATTAATAAATGGAAAAGGTTGATTATTATTTGATACTCTCTGTCGTCCTACGAATGGGCAGAAAGTGACGGTCGTGTCCACGTTAGTTATTTACctattaatttagaaaaactaacaGAAGTAGACAACATGGTAGAGTCAAATAGCATTTGTGCATAGCCACTTAAAAACAAACGAATATAGAGAAGTCAGAACGCATCAATACCACAATCGATGAAAAACGACAAAGTAGCAGCATAGCCAACCAATGGGGCGTCACTCAATCTTCACGCATTCTCGCCCCACTAAGATTCCCGAAAAAAGCCTCGTTACATATGATGAATCTAACTTTAAATTCCTCCACATCTTTGGCAAAATCGATAATAATCTTTAAGACTCTATTCAACGAATTAAAACAGGCTATCTATCGATAAACCGATAATCTTTAAAGAAATGATAACTACCTTGAGTGTCTCAGCGAGGAAGAAGCTCTGCTGCACGTCGTCGCCCTGCGGCGCCGCGTGGTACACGTTCACCAGCCCCGTGTAGCCACCCTCCACGCGGCAGTGGCTCTCTAGCGCCTGGGAATAGGGGTGAGATTCGGTTATTGGTGTTGAAGTTGATATGCGTAAAGTTACACTTCGTGGTCAAATATATAGGCTTTTTTTAACAGCATACGGATTTgatcaataatataataaatccGCACCATATTAAAACGCCCTTATGGGTTCTTACTCCATAGGCATCAATAGACTCCTCGTAGAGAACCGGGAGGTCCTATTGTGATTGTGGTTATATAAAGGGCTAATTCGAATTACTAGCTGATATTTGGTTTTGACGGTTACAAAATAGAAAAGGGACATCCATAGAACCTTACTTATTCACGCGGTCCAAAAATCGTATTTAACAAAAGTCGTTCAGAACTACCCTCTGAGTTTAGAGTCTACCCCATTTCGGCTCACTTTACCACTTTCCCAACACCCTTTAGAGTGTTTtgtacaacaccctgtatactgtataGTTACCTGCACGGCGTCCCAGCCCCAGTCGCGGTACTTCTGGTCCTTGGTGAGTCGCCACATGATGAAGTAGCTCTCGAATGTTTCCGGACGAAGTAAGTAAACCTTTTCGTTGGACTTCTGAGCTCGGGCTTCCACTGCGTTTGTGAATCTGTGGAGatataagaaataaatttaagtactGCAGTAAGATTGTTTTAAGGCAATCTTATTTTCCATTTCTAGTTACTTAATAAGTAGtgacttattatttaaaatctgTCAGAAGCTTTCATTTGTGATAAGGCTGATTAGGCCAAATAGTACTCCTTATACcaaatttagtaagtaaacttttcattttacttttatcCATCATCATTCCGTTTTACACATGTCATGCATATGCATAGGTACTGCGTTCAACGGCCAGGTAAACTAATTTCCGATTCCAAATCACATACCTGAAAGCTTCAGGCCCCAGCTTGGTCTCCGACCTTGCGTAGCTCTCGTGGCACGTGTCCGTCAGTTTGCGAGCCACGTCCATGTAGCGTTCGCTCAGACGGTTCTCCAGAGTAGTGGACGCGAGTGCGAACATGCCACCTGAAGGAGGAATAATCATAAGAtattatgaatgaatgaattttgTCAACTTCTATGAAGGGATTCTAACATTTATTTCGATAAATAGATTTAGACCCTCAGTAGGATATCCTGGCTTTTATTGGCATACACTATTTGCACTAAGCTTATGTAGTCAGAGCCCGGGTGCTCACGGTGCTTCAATAACTTGAAACCTCAGCGATCCTAATTATTTTGGAAGGATCTGACAAGGCCACAAAGATACCGAGATAAGAAGAAAACTTACCAGCAAAGCACGACAAATGGTCCATCTTCTCCTCAAAAACTCTCCCATACTTCAGCTCCACTAAATACGACAAGCCAGAAGGAGAAACCCTCAACATCTTATCTAGTGCTGCTTCCATAGCCTCGTCGAACATGACTCGCGCCTCGGCGTCACCCTGGTTGGAGACCAGCCACGCCTTCAGGAGGTACTCGTAGAATGAGTCGCCTAGCGCTCCGAGGGACATGTGGCCTGGAAGTGGAAAGGAGGATGTTTAGGGTATATGATGTCACGCACGACATACTAAGTCAAAGTTTCTTTCATCGGCAAGATCTTATAATTTGTGGGACACTACATGGATTTATTTTCCATTCCAAGATCATCTGGTTAATCGGTATTCTAAATGTAAATCTGGTGATCGAGCAAACTTTGTGTACTGTTTatactaaagtctgttttttaatctgagatactaaattgacaaattctgaacggttcatcaacagttgattgtcccgcgattgagtgacgtatcgttctatttgCGGGACCAAcagacatattttataatatataagtaagtatatttaatgcTGCTAAAACAAGACTGTATTCATTTTAACAAACGAGTACTGAAATAACAGTTTAACTGCGTTGCTATTCCTCCTAAAAATCGGCGAAAAACATACTCAAtactttcttcttcttctttcttttcttttttacGTTTCTTAAAAACAACTATAGTAGTGtataaaatgattaaaatgTGACTCACGCTGCCCCCACTGCCCGCTGCGCGGGTTGATGAAGTTGGGATAGAGCCCGTCCGGCTTCTCGATGTTGTTCAACACCTCGCGGATGCGGTCCACCTTGTTCTTGTACTCTGCAATGTGCATCACAGTTGGTTTAGTAGAGGACTGAATTCTTTATAACAGCTTGCACATTTTAAGAGCTTTAGACAGGTAGTCGGTAGAGGCTGGATTGGATATGGAAGGCTGAGTACAGAGTGTCTTAGTGCTCCTCAGCAGAGGTCTATTTCCTGATTTTCCAGCAGTAGAAAATACGAGTTAAAGATGTGGATGAATCTTAGATCGCTACAATGGTGTCCTGAGAAACCCACCTTCGTTTCCAGTGACGGCGCTCAGGTATGTGAACTCCATGTGGAGAGTGCCGATTTCCGACAGAATACTGTTCGGACCGGCCCAGTGGTACTGGCGACCCACCTGAAATTTATACAAGAAAGGGAATAAGTTACTAAAAATACTATCTCTCGTAAACTTAATTACTAAAACATTCCTGGTAAAAATGTTCCCCGAAACGGTAAAACCAAAAACAATGTAAGGTGATGAATAATCTCTGTAATTGCTTTTACAGAATGCTCAATTATCTCATTACTTCATTAGGGTCAGAGGAAATCagtcattaaaattaatacctacaaatTAACATTACAGATAGAATACATTATCaacatacctatatacttGGTGACTTCTCATAtcaaaattatgaatatttttaataataaaatatatctagGTACATAGTTATTTAGTAGAATGACCTAATTAATAGTAAAGTTAAGACTACACAAGTACCAGGCGCACATAAGCGCACGAGAGCTTATCTCTTGCAACATTGTCACAAAGAGGTCCAATCAGCACAAATTAACACAATGAGCGCTCGTGTCATTAATCAACATCAGGGATCATGATCACGTCTCCGCGAATACGCGAGCACAATTGAGATAATCGAGAATTCTATCGAGAAATCGACCCATTGTTCTTGAAATAATTATCCTCTTCATGATAATTAGTTACGAATATGTAATGAATATTTTAGGACATTCATATTGCTAAACATCAACAGTAAGAGTACCACTCTTGCATGTTACTAAAGAGAGGTAAAATATAGCAGGGAATAACAAAATGTAGAGTAGGTCCAGtgattagtaaatatttgttattttttttgcaagtaggtattttctttgcaaGGCAAGTTTGACTTTCCCAGTTTCATTGCATAACCTATCAGTGGTCTTATGTAAAGAGTTAATACATGCTCCTTTTGTACAGAACAGTAGTAACAAGgacttcatttaaaatttcatacttttatgtGATAAATACTGCTAGTTCTGTTATTTGAATCTAGTTCGGTTTTGATTTGCGTGTTTGTGTCCCATTATTACCTCACCAGTTTCCGACTAGGTGCATATTGTAAGGATCCGATGTCAATTTCGCAATTTGGGCTTGTTTCATTGCAAATGGCAATACCACATACCCACCACAAACTACCTTTTGAACGCAGGCGAGATACAGTTACAAACTGTAGTTATTCGTGTATTGCTATTCGCTAACTTTGAAACTAATACATTCTGAAATACATCATCTCTCATAAACTATATACATGAtgctatatatatatatactccTATTTTGaactaaatttcatatttcCAATCATCCAAGCCCAGTAGGTAAGTCATTGTAAGTATTCCGATTTTAATCACACAATAAGTTCACTATGTAAGATAAAACACCGTTGATTACAAACAGAAATAGATTTACATATAGAGTATCTTTAAATATCAGCctggccgggaatcgaacccgggaccttcagcatactaatcagggtcactaaccactacactagTCGGTCGTCAAACCGCCTGTTCCCATCAAACTGCCTGAAACCAACCAACTAGCCAGTTAACCACTCTCACCTTAGTAGAAGGATTGATCAGCGCATACGGCAGGCCAGTAGGCGTCTTGAAGGCGGGCAGCAGGGCATCAGCCACCTCCACCGCCTTGTCTTTGAACATGGCGTCTCCGGTAAGCGCGTAGCAGGAGAGCAGACCGCCCACGAAGCGTATCGTCGTCTCGAAGACAGAGAGGTCGGAGTCCTGGTGGGGAAAAGAGATGGGTATAGTTTTGAGAGCGACACTTCTATTGAGGCGGAATTTGCAAAGAAATGATCATTTATTGAAACAAGTAGCTTTTTCGATAAATAGCTGATAGGTAAGTTTCAactacactgccgggcaatgaaaaagttccactcacaaaattccgacaacaAAGGACCCCATTTTTATCAAAGATTGAATTTAAagttggaacaaaatattaccgattttagttggtaatatcctaatgctcttttaaatgtacttcaatgttgcagaggACGgtattaagctagccttttccgtttagaagtaatttggtgctattctaattggaaccttttcattgcccgtgagtgtatgtaggtatggaAAACCGTTTACTTACGTGAAAAGGTTGCaaacacatttattattatagtcaGTCGTATTGTGTAAGAGAAGATGGGTTAAATACAACATATGCGTACAAAGATTTGTGTTCATAACATAACCAGCTGGAATTTTAATATGCAACAAAAAATAGTCAGCCTAGCAGTCGCCGGCCGCAAAATTAAAATTGCAATTACGGGAGACGAGACATATTtcacattataatttaaattttaaatcatacGGACGGAAAATTTGTTAACCTTATTCAATTTGGGTTAAAGCTATCGTCGCTCAAACTAATCCTGGCAAGGAAAATATACACGTGTTATTTTTGACAGGGTTTATGTGTGTATTTACCCTTCGCAAGTCTGAGACGTGTTGCTTTAATATGTAATACTCGTACCTTATCATGGTTGGCTTACTAATATTACAAAGGCCAAGGATACATGTGAAACTCGTGTAAGTTCAATTTTGCTTTATACAGGAATCGAACCAGTAACCTTACAGGCAAGTGACAAACTGatacaatttaatatttcgTTCTAATGCTGAATATTCAAATTGCTACCTACTTGCTTAGCCAGTGTTTATTATTGCATTCTTTATTGGACAaggtaattaaatttgtacataggcgaacttaattcTAATAGCATTCTCCTCCAGTTAACCTTGTGTGTATAAATAGTTAATAGGTCAGTAACATGTACTAGGTTACCATAACGCTACAGGAACCATTAAAGTCCCTTTCCGAATTCAAAGTAAAACTGCGTATTGTTTCGGCGAGAAATGGGCTCAAATTGCGGCTGCCGAGCTCAAATGGCTTCGTTTCAATTTAACTTTTAGATCGCAGtcggtaaattctaacgaCTAGGATAGCAACAATTATAAGTTGCTTGATGAGTAATAAAGAGTGACGGTATTACTTGCAAACGAGGTTATGTCAATAAATTGGTTTTGTgaagtacttaaattaaatgaacTATTGAAACGGATAGGATACCTACTGACGCAAAACTGTGTCAATAGTCAATactcaaatattattatgttttgccAGATTTCGAATAGTTAAAAACTTATACCTATAACAGCTAAAAGTTAAGCTTTGACGTATAAAACGAAGACGGAAACAAATGTGTCCTCCAAACCATAAAGCTAACCTAACCAAGAACTTACCACCTCCTCAATCCTTAAATTATTCGCCACCCAGTCTCTACCCTCCTGGAACTCCTTGGTCTAGCCCATAATATACACAGGGTGTTCAACTTACCACCACCTCAATCCTCAGATTATTCGCCACCCAGTCTCATCCCTCCTGGAACTCCTTGGTCATGCCtatgatatacagggtgttcaacTTACCACCTCCTCAATCCTCAGATTATTCGCCACCCAGTCTCATCCCTCCTGGAACTCCTTGGTCATGCCtatgatatacagggtgttcaacTTACCACCTCCTCAATCCTCAGATTATTCGCCACCCAGTCTCATCCCTCCTGGAACTCCTTGGTCATGCCtatgatatacagggtgttcaacTTACCACCTCCTCAATCCTCAGATTATTCGCCACCCAGTCTCTCCCCTCCTGGAACTCCTTGGTCATGCCCATGATGTACAGGGTGTCCAGCCCGTCCACGATGGTGGCGCCCAGGTCGCCGGCCCCGAACACACTGGCCAGGTgcgcccgtttggacagcggCTTCAGCTCGTTCTTGCCCCAAGCGTACAGCTTGTAGTTGTTCCACGCGTGCTTCATCATCTGTGGAGGGAGAGGAAGGTTATTGGTGGAATTTTTGGGGGTTTTAGACGGATTTATTAGGGATTGTGGTGATTAAAGCCGGTTGAAAATTGAGATGGAATGGGCAACCGAAGATAGGAGGGGCGAAAATTGGTATAGACCCTTGAATAGGCCCTAAAGAGTCTACTACTCTTCTTGATATGACATGGAGGACATGTTGTCATATTAATAACAAAAAGGTCGGTCCGCTGGATATAGCCGTAGGTAGTAAGAAGCTACCGAAGTGTTTGTGGCACTTTTTGGGAGAAATGTGTGTCAGCTACTTTAATATGGTTTCAATAATCCCAAAATGGGAGAAcatcaagttttttttattaatttttgcaCTAAACTATTCAGAGCCTTTTTGACAATTTTATCTAAGTAGGATAAGTAAATAACCCGATTAATTTGTAAAGGAAGCTGTAAAACAGCTGCTTATAGCGTTCCGATAAAAACTTCTTAGTCCAGCCAATGGAACCAGTTGTATGGGACGGATTTCCTATTTATACGTCTACTTCACATATCGTCCACATTCCAACGTCTGGTTAGCAACTGCTAAGTACCAACATATGGCTggtcattaaaatttatattttactttctGAAATGTCATTTTCATCATACGGGCTCCTTTGCGTTCGACGCTAACTTTTTTCTCAGACTTCGGCATCTCAAAGGCCTAATAAGAGAGCGTATAAAATCCTTTGCGGGCTGCCCATAGGAAAAAAACCTGATTACAGCTAGATTAAAAGTTTCCGCTTTTCACATTTTCTTTCGCAAATGAGGTGGGTGAATGTTTTTCCGCACATTCGAGGGACATCTCTAAGGGTTGTTTAAAGGAGCGTTCACAAAGACCGCCTCGGACAAGTTTTAATCTCGGCGCGCGGACACAGAGCACTAATGAAAGGATATCGGACTTTCTTCAGGgccattaattattattaggtcGAAGCGGACTCCGCAAACTTGCCAATGACTCGGAAAAAAACTCGCGGCCGCAGAATAATGTTTTAAGAGCGTCACTGATGGCCGCAATTAAATGTTAGCGGCGGTTCAACGAATGcgtttgttttgtaaattgAATTGAGTTTTCAGAATAAATGCAAGACTTTGTGAACTTAAGTTTTAGTAGGTACAAGAGTGTTTTTTACATAGcttaatgtaaaaatattgagCTTTTAATTTGGAATATTCATTTGATACTTTATCTCACAATATTGTAATTCATGATGACAGAGaccactaaataaataaaatatttcctcGAGAGTTTTCGTATTTTAACTAGCATTTTATCCTGCAGCGCATAcattcatataaaaaataacctaAAATTTTAGAACAGTAAAATTACAGGAAATATCCTAATTAAAACGGAACCGATAAGGACCATTCATTATCAACGACTGCAATCGCAAACTGGCTTATCGGCTATCACTTAGCACTTCGATAAACCGATATACTAGAAAGCATAAATATTCGCAACAAACATAAACCACGATGCACACCTCAGCAACCGTTTGTCTCTTGTCGCGCAATTCCTGGTCTGTTTGATTGAGTGTTTCTATCAGCAGGTACTGGCTGATGCTAGGAGCCCCTCTGGAGCCAGGGTTGTGGACATTGAAGGCCCTGACATCCCGCACAGGGCGGGAACTGCCACTGTCCAGGTTGTGTTGGAACAACAGTATGATCACTGACAACGTCACACACGCAATCATAAACAATTGCACAAGAAACCGCAACAGACGAACCGacaacatgttttttttttcttctaaactttgtagaatataaaataatactggCAGCTTGCAGTTATCAGTGTCTCGTCTGTAATAAAAACTCAAACGTGATTGATAAACGCGGATAACTGGCTGTATTTAGTATTttcttaaagaataaaaacaGTTCGACATTTGAATTTGGATTGCGCGTTCGGCGCGCGAGAGCCGGCTTCGGACTGCCAATAGGACAGCGTACACATCGAGTATCTTATCGCGAATTTTTGCTTACGTCCACTTCATCGATAGTCGTTTCCAGTTTCAACTCTACAAAGCGCCACGTCACACTACAACATTATTTACTATCGTATTTCCCAGTGTTTGTAATCGAGTATCTTATTGtagtaattattgtaatttaaggTCTATAAATAAGTCCGAGCCTTTATTCAGACATAATGGTCATTTTATGTGCcatatgtaaattaaattgttttacGAAAAGCCTAACATAGTTATAAGTGTGATATATTAATTGATTTGATATACCTATTGATTCTCGTTTTTACAATCATAAATTAcatgtataattattgtatatcTACCTCATGCGTGGAATAATATTTCATCTAATTTgtattgttaaataattacCGACTACATAAATTGTGTCTTCAAAAGATGGATAACCTTTGGCCGGTCAATAATCGTAAGACTAGTTAGACAAAACGTTAGTTATGTTCCGAGCTGGTACAATCAAGTGCAGATAAAAGTAAAGCAAAATGCCTATTTAAAAGAGGGAgagtaaaaataaacaaaataaaaatgttacatGATTTATGCTGCAGCAAAGGTATGTGCATATTACGCAATTGTAGTTTTGTTAAACCATGAAGAAAACCTAGATTGTTAAGATTGCCATGACTGTGACTAAATTATGAAAGAAGCATGGACTTTACTGTACGTCTTAGGTACTTGTCATAGATGcacctatttttttaaattattaacaattgTAAATTAGGGATAATCGGGTGGTTCGCTTGTGAAGTTGTGACTCAACTCTGACTATCCTTTCGGGGTTTACAGTTGTGAGCATTCTAAATTACATAAACTTTTCTCTTCAGATTTAGCTTTGTATCAGTCATCGATAAACGGACTAATtgacaataatttataaaaataaaaagcgtAAATTGAGACCAAAAGAAAGATTACGATGAGCATTACTGAAACGTCAAAGAGttcgtattttatttaactctaaCGAGGTGTCACCATGATGGAGGTCCTGGTAAAATATTGATGACATTCGTTTAGGgtataattttcttaatgATGGACCCGATTTTTAGAGAAATTCCACTAAGACCTATTACATATtcgagtaagtacctacctatatctgTGTCTCGATATAGATAATACtatccatttatttcaggcatcaaTGTATTCTCTACTTTGATAAGTCTATGTTGCTAATGGAGGAACGCGCGACTACGCACATTTAAAACTGACGCAATGTTATGGACTCGATCGATTTTTCAGACGTCTGATCGATTGATGtgtttttgtttcaattttgGGTCAATGGGCTTTTAAATCCAGCGTTATTCTGGTAATTGTGAAAGCAACAGACACACCTGATAGCATAGTGTCTTGTTTCTTTTAATAAcagctattccaaactttcAGGATATAATTCAAGATATTTTAAAGCTCACATTCCAACGGAATCCTTAACCTAGGGAATAAACACTTCGCGTAGCGCTTGCAATAATGCCCCACCAATTCACTCGGCACATAACTCGCGCTTCGGGCAATTTTCCTGAAACCCTAATACCTCAGCCGGGCAATA comes from the Plutella xylostella chromosome 9, ilPluXylo3.1, whole genome shotgun sequence genome and includes:
- the LOC105387263 gene encoding mannosyl-oligosaccharide alpha-1,2-mannosidase IA; translation: MTGILPSYQRFVNGVPVPSISRRSFRLREKYLIISVLLTFGIVWLGALFYLPEFKSSNVVNDSVYDVYKRIQKAGPDLLIPSPLAQNEVGDYPMVGIHRHGNVGSDPHLIEDKNRLRAKIEEDMGMKVLERPQFEVAPSVSSSRGPSKGPVDAIEEPAPAGNNAVSKSIAQEPKAERLDKYVAVALSPSADPDDKMKLETVKSMMKHAWNNYKLYAWGKNELKPLSKRAHLASVFGAGDLGATIVDGLDTLYIMGMTKEFQEGRDWVANNLRIEEVDSDLSVFETTIRFVGGLLSCYALTGDAMFKDKAVEVADALLPAFKTPTGLPYALINPSTKVGRQYHWAGPNSILSEIGTLHMEFTYLSAVTGNEEYKNKVDRIREVLNNIEKPDGLYPNFINPRSGQWGQRHMSLGALGDSFYEYLLKAWLVSNQGDAEARVMFDEAMEAALDKMLRVSPSGLSYLVELKYGRVFEEKMDHLSCFAGGMFALASTTLENRLSERYMDVARKLTDTCHESYARSETKLGPEAFRFTNAVEARAQKSNEKVYLLRPETFESYFIMWRLTKDQKYRDWGWDAVQALESHCRVEGGYTGLVNVYHAAPQGDDVQQSFFLAETLKYLYLLFADDSLLPLDQWVFNTEAHPFPVKGKNALYREANEVANAP